A single Cyprinus carpio isolate SPL01 chromosome A20, ASM1834038v1, whole genome shotgun sequence DNA region contains:
- the LOC109047260 gene encoding cell cycle control protein 50A-like — MMASSYSAKEEDGHHSGSAGLGGTAIRTRKPDNTAFKQQRLPAWQPILTAGTVLPAFFIIGLIFIPIGIGLFVTSNNIKEFEIDYTGTDMSSPCFNCSQSFSWNSTTPCRCVLFFSLDQPFESNVFMYYGLSNFYQNHRRYVKSRDDSQLNGDERSLKEPSKECEPYRTNENKPIAPCGAIANSMFNDTLDLFYIDPNGTKTQIPFIKKGIAWWTDKHVKFRNPSSSNPNLTAVFIDTAKPVNWRKPVYELDTDPENNGFINEDFIVWMRTAALPTFRKLYRIIQKKNNMTPTLPRGNYSLEVTYNYPVRSFEGRKRMILSTISWMGGKNPFLGIAYITVGSICFFLGVVLLFIHHKYGNRNNSSDIPN; from the exons ATGATGGCGTCCAGCTACAGCGCGAAAGAGGAAGACGGTCATCACTCGGGATCCGCGGGGCTCGGCGGAACCGCCATCCGGACTAGAAAGCCCGACAACACCGCCTTCAAACAGCAGCGGCTACCGGCCTGGCAGCCCATCCTGACCGCGGGGACCGTGCTGCCCGCCTTCTTCATCATCGGCCTCATCTTCATCCCGATAGGAATCGGCCTCTTCGTGACGTCCAATAACATCAAGGAGTTCGAG ATTGATTATACCGGGACTGACATGTCCAGCCCATGTTTTAACTGCTCTCAAAGCTTCAGCTGGAACAGCACGACTCCATGCAGATGTGTCCTGTTCTTCTCTCTAGACCAGCCTTTCGAA AGTAATGTCTTCATGTACTATGGCCTCTCAAATTTCTACCAAAACCATCGGCGGTATGTGAAGTCCAGAGATGACAGCCAGCTCAATGGAGACGAGCGCTCACTAAAG GAGCCAAGCAAAGAATGTGAGCCATACCGCACTAATGAAAACAAGCCTATAGCCCCGTGCGGAGCCATTGCTAACAGCATGTTTAATG ATACATTGGATTTGTTTTACATTGATCCCAATGGAACAAAAACCCAAATTCCATTTATCAAAAAAGGGATTGCATGGTGGACGGACAAACATGTGAAGTTCAGGAACCCTAGTAGCAGTAACCCGAATCTTACTGCTGTTTTTATAG ACACAGCGAAGCCGGTCAACTGGCGCAAGCCTGTTTATGAGCTAGACACTGACCCAGAAAACAACGGCTTCATAAATGAGGATTTCATAGTGTGGATGCGCACGGCTGCGCTGCCCACCTTCAGAAAGCTGTACCGCATCATTCAGAAGAAGAACAACATGACACCCACGCTTCCCAGAGGCAACTACAGCCTGGAAGTCACCTACA ACTACCCCGTGCGCAGCTTCGAGGGCCGCAAGCGAATGATCCTCAGCACCATCTCCTGGATGGGAGGGAAAAACCCATTCCTGGGCATCGCCTACATTACTGTGGGCTCCATCTGCTTCTTCCTCGGCGTGGTGCTCCTCTTCATTCATCACAAATACGGAAACCGCAACAACAGCTCTGATATTCCCAATTAA